A portion of the Leptospira inadai serovar Lyme str. 10 genome contains these proteins:
- a CDS encoding 5-(carboxyamino)imidazole ribonucleotide synthase has product MSKILFPSARLGVMGSGQLGRMFAQEAIRMGYRVSVYSPERNTPAALAGAEEVVVPYEDETSLRKFLESVDAVTFEFENIPNTELTIIEDFSKETGLVVSPRPECIRIAQHRIREKKTFRNLGLPTVDFYPITNKSDAIEAAEKCKFPAVLKTSTFGYDGKGQTKYNSKEEFRFWAGSLGREPLDLILEEWASFDKEASVILARSRDGKSFCFSPSENVHKNHILDVTIHPGKFPEKNKNAMAAAAVRLAEGIDYVGVFGLEFFIVGETFLLNEFAPRPHNSGHFSQDAASVSQFELQVRTLVGLPIPDFISSSDSSMKNILGQDFAPDSEQWLKYMSDARYSLHLYGKSDPRRDRKMGHWNYVGENPENAFL; this is encoded by the coding sequence ATGAGTAAAATTTTATTTCCGTCCGCTCGATTAGGGGTCATGGGTTCGGGACAACTCGGACGAATGTTCGCTCAAGAAGCGATTCGGATGGGCTATCGAGTCTCCGTTTATTCCCCCGAACGGAACACTCCTGCGGCATTAGCGGGAGCGGAAGAAGTAGTCGTTCCGTACGAGGATGAAACCTCCCTGCGAAAATTCTTGGAAAGCGTCGATGCGGTTACATTTGAATTTGAGAATATTCCAAATACCGAATTAACTATTATAGAGGATTTCTCCAAAGAAACCGGGTTAGTGGTATCGCCGAGACCGGAGTGCATCCGAATCGCTCAGCACAGAATCAGGGAAAAAAAGACGTTCCGAAATTTGGGTCTACCGACCGTGGATTTCTATCCGATTACGAATAAGTCGGACGCGATCGAAGCGGCGGAAAAATGCAAGTTCCCTGCGGTTTTAAAAACTTCCACGTTCGGCTACGACGGTAAGGGACAGACAAAATACAATAGCAAAGAAGAATTTCGATTTTGGGCGGGCTCTCTTGGTCGCGAGCCTTTGGATCTTATCTTGGAAGAATGGGCCTCCTTTGATAAAGAGGCCTCCGTAATTCTAGCCCGATCGCGGGACGGAAAATCATTTTGCTTTTCCCCCTCCGAAAACGTACATAAAAATCATATTCTGGATGTAACGATTCATCCGGGCAAATTCCCCGAAAAAAACAAAAATGCGATGGCAGCAGCAGCGGTCCGCTTGGCGGAAGGAATCGATTATGTAGGAGTCTTCGGATTGGAGTTTTTTATAGTAGGCGAAACATTTTTATTAAACGAATTCGCTCCCCGGCCCCATAACTCGGGGCATTTTTCGCAAGACGCAGCTTCGGTTTCCCAATTCGAGTTACAAGTAAGAACGTTAGTCGGTCTACCGATTCCGGATTTTATTTCGAGCTCCGATAGCTCCATGAAGAACATCTTAGGGCAGGATTTCGCTCCCGATTCCGAACAATGGCTAAAATACATGTCCGATGCCCGATACTCTCTTCACCTCTACGGAAAATCCGATCCACGCCGGGATAGAAAAATGGGCCACTGGAACTACGTGGGCGAAAACCCCGAAAATGCGTTTCTCTAA
- the purE gene encoding 5-(carboxyamino)imidazole ribonucleotide mutase, which translates to MQPKVAVIMGSRSDWETMKEAVTILQELGIACHKEIISAHRSPEIMLEFAKNAKSEGFEIIIAGAGGAAHLPGMVASLTTLPVLGVPVKSSNLKGLDSLLSIVQMPGGVPVGTLAIGSAGAKNAGLLAARILSLHDENLAKKLETYRDKIREEALSKNDQLI; encoded by the coding sequence GTGCAACCGAAAGTAGCAGTGATTATGGGTAGCCGGTCCGATTGGGAGACGATGAAGGAAGCGGTTACGATTCTTCAAGAGTTGGGGATCGCTTGTCATAAGGAAATCATCTCGGCTCATCGCTCGCCGGAAATTATGCTGGAGTTTGCCAAGAACGCAAAATCCGAAGGTTTTGAAATCATTATCGCCGGAGCCGGAGGGGCTGCGCATCTACCCGGAATGGTCGCCTCCCTTACCACCCTTCCGGTCTTGGGAGTTCCCGTTAAATCCTCCAATTTAAAGGGACTCGATAGCCTTTTGTCCATCGTTCAAATGCCCGGAGGAGTTCCCGTCGGAACTCTTGCTATCGGTTCCGCCGGAGCCAAAAACGCGGGCTTATTGGCGGCGAGAATTCTTTCCCTCCATGACGAGAACCTTGCCAAAAAGCTGGAAACATATCGGGATAAAATACGCGAAGAAGCATTATCTAAAAACGATCAATTAATATGA
- a CDS encoding UDP-N-acetylmuramoyl-tripeptide--D-alanyl-D-alanine ligase, whose amino-acid sequence MRSDFRYDPETVRRILSSPSKVAFLKESEILSITTSSGMCESDSLFVPLRGNRDGHDFIPDALSKGATYFLCEYEHPILEKLSEADREKAIFVKDTLIGLGKLAAFHRSRFKPIVIAVTGSSGKTTTKEILGSCLSPLEESLVVTERNYNNEIGVPFTLFRIGPKTRYVICEMGMNTKDEISRLSSMAKPQLSIITTIGTAHIEFFRSRKGIAKAKAEVMDGMPKSGIVFYPATGEYKRVLSKKARKSGVKFTLVPLTSRIKTLETLREGFRLEIFSTALNWNLPGSKLLENLSLCIAALEEIGTPEDWILEGIRNFKTKDKRLDLQEGTYRILNDTYNANRESMLSSLEACSQLSGTEGFYAILGDMKEVGSYSSKFHAEVGKFAASLSNCKGIFTFGSGSHFIFKGFQSKAKPPQIAASFSGDEEGLHSLLEEVKKNVQPGSYILAKASRGMKLERVVEALNSNSKMD is encoded by the coding sequence ATGCGATCCGATTTCAGATACGATCCGGAAACTGTCAGACGAATTCTTTCTTCCCCGTCCAAGGTTGCCTTTCTAAAGGAAAGCGAGATTCTATCCATCACCACTTCCTCGGGAATGTGCGAGTCCGATTCCTTATTCGTTCCTCTTCGCGGGAATCGTGACGGCCACGATTTCATTCCGGATGCTCTTTCCAAGGGAGCGACTTATTTTCTTTGCGAGTACGAACATCCGATCCTGGAAAAACTTTCCGAAGCCGATAGAGAGAAAGCCATATTCGTAAAAGATACATTGATCGGTTTGGGAAAACTGGCGGCGTTTCATCGATCCAGATTTAAGCCCATCGTAATCGCGGTAACGGGTTCCAGCGGTAAAACGACTACGAAAGAAATCCTGGGCTCCTGCCTTTCTCCTTTGGAAGAATCTTTGGTCGTGACCGAAAGAAATTATAATAACGAAATCGGCGTGCCGTTCACTTTGTTTCGAATCGGACCGAAGACCCGATACGTAATCTGCGAAATGGGAATGAACACGAAGGATGAGATATCCAGGTTGTCCTCGATGGCAAAACCTCAGTTGTCGATTATTACCACCATCGGTACCGCACATATAGAATTTTTCCGATCCCGAAAAGGAATCGCCAAAGCCAAAGCCGAAGTGATGGACGGAATGCCGAAAAGCGGAATCGTCTTTTATCCGGCAACCGGAGAATACAAAAGAGTCTTGTCTAAGAAGGCTCGAAAGTCAGGCGTTAAATTTACCTTGGTCCCGCTGACGTCTCGGATCAAAACCCTGGAGACTTTGCGGGAAGGCTTTCGATTGGAAATCTTCAGTACCGCTTTGAACTGGAATCTTCCGGGTTCTAAATTACTGGAAAATTTATCCCTATGCATCGCGGCCTTAGAAGAAATCGGAACACCCGAAGATTGGATCTTAGAAGGGATTCGTAATTTTAAAACCAAAGATAAACGACTCGATCTTCAGGAAGGAACGTATCGAATTCTAAACGATACTTATAATGCGAATCGGGAATCGATGCTGTCTTCTTTAGAGGCTTGTTCGCAACTTTCCGGAACGGAAGGGTTTTACGCGATTTTAGGAGATATGAAGGAAGTAGGTTCTTATTCCTCCAAGTTTCATGCGGAAGTAGGAAAGTTCGCCGCTTCCCTCTCGAACTGTAAAGGGATCTTTACCTTCGGCTCCGGATCCCATTTCATATTCAAAGGATTCCAAAGCAAAGCAAAACCTCCACAAATCGCAGCTTCTTTTTCCGGAGACGAAGAAGGACTGCATTCTCTGCTCGAAGAAGTGAAAAAGAACGTCCAACCGGGATCTTATATATTAGCCAAGGCCTCTCGGGGTATGAAATTGGAGAGAGTTGTGGAAGCATTAAATTCGAATTCCAAGATGGACTAA
- a CDS encoding Gfo/Idh/MocA family protein, with protein sequence MRKTKTLIVGLGRIASILEKDPLRQKPCTHAGVLLSAWGKKNFEIIGVLDPNREKQELFCKQWKFPRDRVFSDLDSFAKIRILPDLTVIATPSESHYFDACSAIRFGIKNLVIEKPVCETFLQAKSLEKLARKNETRIWVNHERRYHPKYSWAKSVLESGKYGRIRTIRASVLTSAASPGRAFHDRTGPLFHDGTHAIDLIYWLLGKPDRIRSSLRKRNGVSVEDKAVALLEYDSGPIVFLEAGGSRNYFQFEMDIMTDCARMILSNDGFSLFESRPSRKYKGFNSLTEVSFPEKSSLGPNPFENLYAEIRSVLANQSDRITGDIRENLGIMELLDRIKTKADVRTVSEPE encoded by the coding sequence ATGCGAAAGACAAAGACATTGATTGTCGGGCTGGGTAGAATCGCCAGTATCTTGGAAAAAGATCCTCTGCGGCAAAAGCCTTGCACTCATGCAGGTGTTCTTCTTTCGGCCTGGGGCAAAAAGAATTTTGAAATTATCGGGGTCTTGGATCCGAATCGGGAAAAGCAGGAACTGTTTTGCAAGCAATGGAAGTTCCCGCGAGATCGCGTCTTTTCCGATTTAGATTCGTTCGCGAAGATTCGAATCCTTCCGGATCTTACCGTAATCGCCACTCCTTCGGAATCGCATTATTTCGATGCTTGTTCGGCAATCCGCTTCGGAATCAAAAACCTAGTCATAGAGAAGCCCGTTTGCGAGACGTTCCTTCAAGCTAAGTCCCTGGAAAAATTGGCTAGGAAAAACGAAACCAGAATCTGGGTAAACCACGAGAGAAGATATCATCCGAAATATTCTTGGGCCAAGTCCGTTTTGGAATCCGGTAAATACGGCAGGATACGAACCATTCGGGCTTCCGTTTTGACATCCGCTGCCTCACCCGGGAGGGCCTTTCATGATAGGACCGGGCCGCTGTTTCACGATGGAACTCATGCGATCGATTTGATTTATTGGTTATTGGGAAAGCCGGATCGGATTCGTTCTAGTTTACGAAAACGCAACGGAGTTTCGGTAGAAGATAAGGCGGTTGCCCTTTTGGAATACGATTCCGGGCCGATCGTATTTTTGGAGGCTGGAGGAAGTCGTAACTATTTTCAGTTTGAAATGGATATTATGACGGATTGCGCTCGAATGATTCTCTCTAACGACGGTTTCAGTCTCTTCGAATCCAGACCTTCCCGTAAATACAAAGGATTTAATAGTTTGACGGAAGTCTCGTTTCCGGAAAAATCTTCCCTCGGACCGAATCCCTTTGAAAATCTCTACGCGGAAATCCGATCCGTCCTTGCGAATCAATCGGACCGTATAACCGGAGACATCCGAGAGAATTTGGGAATTATGGAACTCCTAGATCGGATCAAGACGAAGGCGGATGTCCGGACGGTATCGGAACCTGAATAG
- a CDS encoding ABC1 kinase family protein yields MSNSSSTKNENNLPKYSASGRYYRGSWFLWKKIFSLLWYYKFARLFLPSYRNGEKETEFFQNLGRECREFFLRMGGVYVKLGQYLASLSHLFPESFTDPLQDLQDRVPPHPFSEIKERFRKEFGKDIAEIFPDISEMPLASASIAQVHSASFKGEKVAIKILYPGIEEIIVKDLKAIRTFLKRINRLLVTFDYKIVHKEIAKLVGRETDLRLEAESMERMARYFSEEPDYVFPKIHKEWSGKSVLTARYIDGIRITQAAALKKGQAKSRPVDLLIRAYILMVFEYRFYHADPHPGNMIYTPEEKLCFIDFGAVGEIPPSQALVLRKIFLCAMSKDYGGVVEGLDELGLISRKADRDKVEEVVRYSLEKLSRFLTDTDSFRNIKFEQIHTPEDLKFLKEINSSLRELLRMVQLPVTLIPLERVLGLLVGITATLDPYRTVLDYGEKPFKSMVLQGENNWQKALVQEGGIWGQAVSLPGELLQTIKNLNRGKQAYRLPDLELHSRKMYSLGHQAIAIAVILFGIHYGTERMDRGEELYATISFGASIFFGILLALSVLKNKFSSKRNRQ; encoded by the coding sequence ATGTCTAATTCCTCCTCCACTAAGAACGAAAACAATCTTCCAAAATATTCGGCGAGCGGCAGATATTATAGAGGTAGTTGGTTTCTCTGGAAGAAGATTTTCAGTCTTCTTTGGTACTATAAATTTGCCAGGCTTTTTCTACCCTCGTATAGGAACGGAGAAAAAGAGACGGAGTTCTTTCAGAATTTAGGAAGAGAGTGCAGGGAATTCTTTTTAAGAATGGGTGGAGTTTACGTTAAACTCGGTCAGTATCTAGCCAGTCTTTCGCACCTCTTTCCGGAAAGTTTTACCGATCCGCTCCAGGACTTGCAGGATAGAGTTCCTCCTCATCCGTTTTCGGAAATTAAGGAAAGATTCAGAAAGGAATTCGGTAAAGATATCGCGGAGATTTTTCCCGATATCTCCGAGATGCCTCTCGCTTCGGCTTCCATCGCACAAGTACACTCGGCAAGTTTTAAGGGGGAGAAAGTCGCCATTAAGATACTGTACCCGGGTATCGAAGAAATTATCGTTAAGGACCTAAAAGCGATCCGTACTTTCTTAAAGAGAATCAATCGCTTACTCGTTACCTTCGATTATAAAATCGTTCATAAGGAAATAGCAAAATTGGTAGGTCGCGAAACCGACTTACGTTTGGAAGCCGAATCGATGGAGCGTATGGCGCGGTATTTCTCGGAAGAACCGGACTATGTGTTTCCTAAGATTCATAAGGAATGGAGCGGCAAAAGCGTTCTTACCGCCCGCTATATAGACGGAATACGAATCACGCAAGCCGCCGCGTTGAAGAAGGGTCAGGCAAAATCTCGACCGGTCGATCTGCTGATTCGCGCGTACATTCTAATGGTATTCGAATACCGATTTTATCATGCGGATCCTCATCCGGGAAATATGATCTATACTCCGGAAGAAAAACTTTGCTTCATCGATTTCGGAGCCGTGGGTGAAATTCCACCGAGCCAAGCATTAGTGTTGCGCAAGATTTTTTTATGCGCTATGTCGAAAGACTATGGTGGAGTCGTGGAAGGTCTGGACGAGCTGGGTCTAATTTCCCGTAAGGCGGATCGGGATAAAGTGGAGGAAGTCGTTCGGTATTCCTTGGAAAAACTTTCCCGTTTTCTGACGGATACGGATTCCTTTCGCAATATCAAATTCGAACAAATTCATACTCCGGAAGATTTGAAATTTTTAAAGGAGATCAATTCCAGCCTAAGAGAATTGCTCCGAATGGTACAGTTGCCGGTCACGTTGATTCCGTTGGAAAGAGTCCTGGGGTTATTGGTCGGAATTACGGCGACCTTGGATCCGTACAGGACCGTTCTGGATTACGGAGAAAAACCTTTTAAAAGCATGGTTTTACAAGGGGAAAATAACTGGCAAAAGGCCCTCGTGCAGGAAGGAGGAATTTGGGGACAGGCGGTATCCCTCCCGGGTGAATTGTTACAAACGATAAAGAATCTGAATCGCGGGAAGCAAGCCTATCGATTGCCGGACTTGGAACTGCATAGTAGAAAAATGTATTCCCTGGGACACCAGGCAATCGCTATCGCCGTTATTTTATTCGGAATTCATTATGGAACGGAAAGAATGGATAGGGGAGAGGAATTATATGCGACGATCAGCTTCGGCGCTTCGATTTTCTTCGGAATCCTCCTTGCTCTCTCTGTCCTAAAAAATAAATTCAGCTCAAAAAGGAATCGTCAGTGA
- a CDS encoding lipoprotein signal peptidase, whose translation MKFFEKKFLDVYPPLFLISVVLGTVIDLVTKYIAILYLHPHSPVEVIGNFFRLTLTFNTGFVMGFFQGFPRTSLAMTAVAILVLIAYRWKNPDLGHPAGWALVMSGAFGNFIDKFFVKVIGVGAEFGFVENQFVGKFIGVVDFLDFDWPNWLIYDRWPAFNFADSCVSVGLVLLILTMKLEEDKK comes from the coding sequence GTGAAATTTTTCGAAAAGAAATTCTTAGATGTATACCCGCCTCTTTTCCTTATATCGGTAGTTCTGGGGACGGTTATAGATCTGGTTACAAAATATATCGCCATTCTTTATCTCCATCCTCACAGTCCGGTCGAAGTGATCGGCAATTTTTTCCGGTTAACTTTGACCTTCAATACCGGCTTCGTAATGGGATTTTTCCAAGGCTTTCCTAGAACTTCGTTGGCAATGACTGCCGTCGCTATCCTGGTCCTAATCGCATATCGTTGGAAAAATCCCGATCTAGGGCATCCGGCAGGTTGGGCGCTCGTTATGTCGGGAGCGTTCGGAAATTTTATCGATAAATTCTTCGTAAAAGTGATTGGTGTAGGCGCTGAATTCGGTTTCGTAGAGAATCAATTTGTCGGAAAATTCATCGGAGTCGTGGACTTCCTGGACTTTGATTGGCCTAATTGGTTGATCTACGATCGATGGCCTGCCTTTAACTTTGCGGATTCCTGCGTCAGCGTAGGCTTGGTTCTCTTGATCCTTACGATGAAACTCGAGGAGGATAAGAAGTAG
- a CDS encoding cyclic nucleotide-binding domain-containing protein — protein sequence MNPLQLPIWKKLFKKKGTSNPEIIRFLRETSVFGKLKRRTLNEIARLVHVRKYAEGEEIFRQGEAGAGFYMIFDGKVTIRSIRDGIELDLAHLDQHSFFGELSLFSEERRTATAIASEPSTLLGFFQPDLKEIIETKPKIGIEILLSLTGVIVERLQKTNQLLEKAYYKGKQKNV from the coding sequence TTGAATCCTCTGCAACTTCCCATCTGGAAGAAGTTATTCAAGAAAAAGGGTACTTCCAACCCGGAGATTATCCGTTTTCTGCGGGAAACATCCGTCTTCGGAAAATTAAAACGACGGACGTTAAACGAAATCGCGCGTTTAGTTCATGTTCGTAAATACGCGGAAGGAGAGGAGATTTTCCGCCAGGGAGAAGCCGGCGCGGGTTTTTACATGATCTTTGACGGCAAAGTGACGATTCGTTCGATTCGAGACGGAATCGAACTGGACCTGGCTCACTTGGACCAACATTCCTTTTTTGGCGAACTCTCCCTTTTTTCGGAAGAACGGAGAACCGCGACTGCCATCGCTTCGGAGCCTTCCACTCTGCTCGGTTTTTTTCAACCCGACTTAAAGGAGATCATCGAAACCAAACCTAAAATCGGTATCGAGATTCTACTCAGTCTAACCGGAGTAATCGTGGAACGTCTTCAGAAAACCAATCAGCTTCTTGAGAAAGCTTATTACAAGGGTAAGCAAAAGAATGTCTGA
- a CDS encoding AI-2E family transporter, producing the protein MSESRPLSTYVIRIIFFLLVGAAITFFILGLKLLIIPIALSLILFYIFNGSINYFESLGVPRILSVAGLMILVCIPIYWIATEVASPIVSTLEPIMKNWRQDMEDAKFKYLVVGFKIQFNDFPAGWEETIRPEELVQKVADIIQGEFAALVSIIPTLIGYLVITPLFAFLFLLNGNGVYKNIVSLVPNRYFEMTIMIAANINEQITNYLRSLVIQSAIITVVAMIGFSVIGLRYFYIFALFVGIANSIPYLGPIIGAVPPLFMTLTQGSTIFYAKGITEGMGMYELMGAILIVIVIAQAVDNFFVQPVIISDAVSLHPIVVVGAVTVGGTLLGIAGMLVAVPLAAILKVTIATLYRSMKDHNLL; encoded by the coding sequence ATGTCTGAATCCAGGCCGTTATCTACGTACGTAATTCGCATCATTTTCTTCCTACTTGTAGGAGCGGCGATCACATTCTTTATACTCGGGCTGAAACTATTGATCATCCCGATCGCTTTATCCCTGATTCTATTCTATATTTTTAACGGAAGCATTAATTATTTCGAAAGTCTCGGAGTCCCTCGCATCTTATCCGTCGCAGGATTGATGATTTTAGTCTGTATTCCGATTTATTGGATCGCGACGGAAGTAGCGTCACCCATCGTTTCCACCTTGGAACCCATAATGAAGAATTGGAGACAGGATATGGAAGACGCTAAATTCAAATACTTGGTCGTGGGATTTAAAATCCAATTCAATGATTTTCCGGCAGGGTGGGAAGAAACGATCCGTCCGGAAGAACTTGTTCAGAAAGTCGCGGATATAATACAGGGGGAATTCGCAGCACTAGTTTCCATCATTCCTACTTTGATCGGTTATTTAGTGATTACTCCCTTATTTGCGTTCTTGTTTCTGCTGAACGGAAACGGAGTTTATAAGAATATCGTAAGCCTAGTCCCGAATCGTTACTTCGAGATGACCATCATGATCGCCGCTAATATCAACGAGCAAATTACGAATTACTTACGTAGTTTGGTGATTCAAAGCGCCATCATTACCGTAGTCGCAATGATAGGCTTTTCGGTCATCGGACTTAGATATTTTTATATATTTGCGCTCTTCGTGGGCATCGCAAATTCGATACCGTACTTAGGCCCGATAATCGGTGCGGTTCCTCCTTTGTTTATGACTTTAACGCAAGGCTCGACGATCTTTTATGCCAAAGGGATCACCGAGGGCATGGGCATGTACGAACTGATGGGCGCTATTCTGATTGTCATAGTTATCGCGCAGGCAGTGGATAATTTTTTCGTCCAACCGGTGATTATTTCGGATGCGGTGTCTTTGCATCCGATCGTCGTTGTCGGAGCCGTTACCGTGGGTGGAACTTTATTGGGGATAGCGGGAATGCTAGTGGCGGTCCCGCTTGCCGCAATCCTGAAAGTCACGATTGCGACATTGTATCGGTCGATGAAAGATCATAATTTGCTTTAG
- a CDS encoding sodium:solute symporter family transporter encodes MESSLGQPNIISVLFFVIFVLLTLAITYWAAKKTKTSSEFYAAGRNITGFQNGLALSGDYMSAASFLGISGMVALKGYDGIIYAVGWLVGWPALMFLIAEPLRNLGKYTFADVLAFRLRQKPIRIAASIGSILVTLTYSIAQIVGSGKLINLMFGISYESAVVLVGGVMLLYVLFGGMIATTWVQIVKAGLLLFGVTLLAILAMAKFGFDLSNLYGEVERQYGRSALEPGGLVSNPLDAISLGLALMFGLLGLPHILMRFYTVPHAKEARKSVAYATTFIGYFYIIIPIVGFAAAVLIGRDRITSVDKGGNMAAALLAELLGGTPFLGFIAAVAFATILAVVAGLTLAAASTISHDLHFNVFKDGKASEQEQVRVARRATVSFGILGILFGILFKDQNVAFMVGLAFAIAASGNFPALFLSILWRNFSTAGGVASILIGSISATGLIVLSPTVWVDIFGFSTALFPYKNPAIFSMTLSFLAAIVFSKLFPEERAQRLYESEKVRVYLGVGAE; translated from the coding sequence ATGGAATCGTCTTTAGGACAGCCCAATATCATCTCCGTTTTATTTTTCGTAATATTCGTTCTCTTAACGCTGGCGATTACTTATTGGGCCGCAAAGAAAACGAAAACATCCAGCGAATTCTATGCAGCGGGAAGGAACATAACGGGATTCCAAAACGGCTTGGCGTTATCCGGCGATTACATGTCCGCTGCCTCGTTTTTAGGAATTTCGGGTATGGTCGCTCTAAAAGGATATGACGGGATCATCTATGCGGTCGGTTGGTTGGTCGGATGGCCCGCCCTCATGTTTTTAATCGCCGAACCGCTTCGTAATCTAGGCAAATATACCTTCGCGGACGTTCTTGCGTTTAGGTTGCGCCAAAAGCCTATACGAATCGCCGCATCGATCGGAAGCATATTAGTCACACTAACCTATTCGATCGCCCAAATCGTCGGTTCGGGGAAGCTGATCAATCTAATGTTCGGAATTTCCTACGAATCCGCCGTAGTTTTAGTAGGCGGAGTGATGCTTTTATACGTTTTATTCGGAGGAATGATCGCGACTACTTGGGTTCAAATCGTAAAGGCAGGCCTACTCTTGTTCGGAGTCACGCTTTTGGCGATTCTCGCGATGGCTAAATTCGGTTTCGACCTTTCGAATTTATACGGGGAAGTCGAGCGGCAGTACGGCAGGTCCGCTTTGGAACCGGGGGGCTTAGTCTCCAATCCTTTAGACGCGATTTCGCTCGGTTTGGCACTTATGTTCGGATTATTAGGACTTCCTCATATTCTAATGCGCTTTTACACCGTCCCTCACGCAAAAGAAGCTAGAAAGTCCGTAGCCTACGCGACTACCTTTATAGGTTACTTTTATATTATTATCCCGATCGTGGGATTTGCCGCCGCGGTTTTGATCGGGAGAGATCGAATAACCTCCGTTGATAAGGGCGGTAATATGGCCGCGGCACTCCTTGCCGAATTATTAGGCGGAACTCCCTTTTTAGGCTTTATTGCGGCGGTAGCGTTTGCGACAATTTTAGCCGTGGTCGCAGGATTGACGCTGGCAGCTGCTTCCACGATTTCACATGATCTTCATTTCAACGTTTTCAAAGACGGAAAGGCGAGCGAACAGGAGCAGGTCCGCGTTGCGAGACGAGCCACGGTGTCCTTCGGTATATTAGGAATCCTTTTCGGGATTTTATTCAAGGATCAAAATGTGGCTTTTATGGTCGGCCTAGCCTTTGCAATCGCCGCAAGCGGTAATTTTCCGGCGCTTTTCCTATCCATTCTATGGCGGAACTTTAGTACGGCGGGTGGAGTCGCTTCCATACTAATCGGCTCCATTTCGGCTACCGGTTTGATCGTTCTTAGTCCCACCGTCTGGGTGGACATCTTCGGTTTTTCGACGGCGCTTTTTCCGTATAAGAATCCGGCGATCTTTTCCATGACTCTTTCGTTTTTGGCCGCGATCGTTTTTTCGAAACTTTTCCCCGAAGAACGAGCTCAAAGATTATATGAATCCGAAAAAGTAAGGGTTTATCTCGGAGTCGGAGCTGAATGA
- a CDS encoding DUF485 domain-containing protein, with protein sequence MKVKPHQLIESPEFKKLVRARWTVSFILLSVLFINYYGFILTIAFKKDWLTERLGQFANYGLIVGALVIVVSWLLTIVYVYWANTSYDKDTEHLKGKLEKGSEI encoded by the coding sequence ATGAAAGTCAAACCGCATCAGCTCATCGAATCTCCCGAGTTTAAAAAATTAGTCAGAGCCCGCTGGACCGTCAGTTTTATCCTGCTTTCCGTTCTTTTTATAAATTATTACGGCTTCATTTTGACGATCGCATTCAAGAAAGATTGGTTGACCGAGCGTCTCGGACAGTTTGCCAACTACGGATTGATAGTCGGCGCCCTAGTCATAGTGGTTTCCTGGCTTTTAACGATTGTTTATGTCTATTGGGCAAATACCTCCTATGACAAAGACACCGAACACCTAAAAGGCAAATTAGAAAAGGGAAGCGAAATTTAA
- a CDS encoding STAS domain-containing protein, translating into MILKSLTRDNHLVLSVQEDILMDNSRDFYVEFEESVRPGYPAIISFHLGLVKFIDSSGIGIIIKVRNQIRDKNGIVNIFGLNKSLHSVFRLSGLDRIVNLYTMEEFLEKYPNFSEFLQGD; encoded by the coding sequence ATGATTCTCAAGAGTCTCACCCGAGACAATCATCTCGTTCTCTCGGTCCAGGAGGATATCCTGATGGATAATTCCCGCGACTTTTACGTGGAGTTTGAGGAAAGCGTTCGGCCTGGATACCCCGCAATCATTAGTTTTCACCTTGGCCTGGTCAAATTTATAGATTCTTCGGGGATCGGAATCATTATTAAAGTCAGGAATCAAATCCGGGATAAAAACGGTATTGTAAACATCTTCGGCTTAAATAAGTCCCTCCATTCCGTTTTTCGGCTTTCCGGGCTGGATCGAATCGTAAACCTTTACACTATGGAAGAATTCCTGGAAAAATATCCGAACTTTTCGGAATTTCTCCAAGGAGACTGA